A window from Deltaproteobacteria bacterium encodes these proteins:
- a CDS encoding dTDP-4-dehydrorhamnose 3,5-epimerase family protein, whose amino-acid sequence MIEGVMIKKLRVIPDERGRLMEILRMDDEMFKGFGQVYMTTANPGVVKGWHYHKKQYDNMAVVKGMMKIVLYDGRPNSATYGEVNEVFAGEHNPVLVHIPPYVYHGFKCISTEEAVVVNTPTDVYNYKDPDEFRVHPHDNDIPYEWDRKDG is encoded by the coding sequence ATGATCGAAGGGGTTATGATTAAAAAGCTGAGGGTCATACCGGATGAGCGGGGCAGGTTGATGGAGATTCTGCGCATGGACGATGAGATGTTTAAAGGATTCGGCCAGGTGTATATGACAACCGCCAATCCCGGAGTGGTAAAGGGCTGGCATTATCATAAAAAGCAGTATGACAACATGGCCGTTGTGAAAGGGATGATGAAGATTGTTCTTTATGACGGCAGGCCGAATTCTGCAACATACGGTGAGGTAAACGAAGTATTTGCCGGTGAGCACAACCCTGTCCTGGTGCACATTCCTCCCTATGTGTATCACGGGTTCAAGTGTATATCTACAGAGGAGGCCGTGGTCGTCAATACCCCTACGGATGTTTACAATTATAAAGATCCGGACGAATTCAGAGTCCATCCCCACGATAATGACATCCCTTACGAATGGGACCGGAAGGATGGCTAA